A single region of the Mycoplasma mycoides subsp. mycoides SC str. PG1 genome encodes:
- a CDS encoding adenine phosphoribosyltransferase, with protein MNLKEFVVDVKDFPKQGIVFKDITPLLNNKDAFKYTIDQMADFIKQLDVDVVVAPEARGFLLASAVAYAANKRFVLVRKPNKLPREVYDVEYSLEYGTNHQQIHVGDLKPNDKVVVIDDVLATGGTMQAIIDLVKLSKAEVIGMSFLIDLTFLHDVNLFDQYKVQKLIKY; from the coding sequence ATGAATTTAAAAGAGTTTGTAGTTGATGTTAAAGATTTTCCAAAACAAGGAATTGTTTTTAAAGATATAACCCCATTATTAAACAATAAGGATGCATTTAAATATACAATTGATCAAATGGCTGATTTTATAAAACAATTAGATGTTGATGTAGTTGTTGCTCCTGAAGCTAGAGGATTTTTATTAGCATCAGCTGTAGCTTATGCTGCTAATAAAAGATTTGTTTTAGTCAGAAAACCAAATAAACTACCAAGAGAAGTTTATGATGTTGAATATAGTTTAGAATATGGTACAAATCATCAACAAATTCATGTTGGAGATTTAAAACCAAATGATAAAGTAGTTGTTATTGATGATGTTTTAGCTACTGGTGGAACTATGCAAGCGATTATTGATTTAGTTAAATTAAGTAAAGCAGAAGTAATTGGAATGTCATTTTTAATTGATTTAACATTCCTACATGATGTAAATTTATTTGATCAATACAAAGTACAAAAATTAATTAAATACTAA
- a CDS encoding RelA/SpoT family protein, producing MHNKYNYISFDYREIKDFKDLLNELKKYIKNKSELERIEQAYKYAFKCHFNQTRKNGDPYIYHPLSAAYYLAQWRMGPNTIIAGLLHDILEDTPIQKEELVELFNEEVANLVESVTKVSFFAKENRQQIKSKYLRKLYLSMSKDIRVIIIKIADRLHNIYTIKNLRSEKQKIIAQETLEIYSAIAHRIGMKSAKSLLEDRSFEILNPQEFKKITDLFNSDMQNRQQIINDIIINLEQYLKKEKNIKIISIFGRPKTIYSIYRKMNVIGKNFEEISDLLAIRIIAKSIDDCYKILGFIHQKYIPLAGKFKDYIATPKNNVYQSLHTTLSDANGNIFEVQIRTEEMNQVAETGAAAHWRYKEGEIIDIAKKQKEIDEKIDIFSRILDLDKSEDQQSSIEQSIKDDLFTASIYVLTPNGAVITLPYGSTVLDFAYRIHTEIGEKTIGARVDGVFLPINTVLKSGEVVEVKTSPKQEPTHEWLKIVVISNARNRIKKYLQKKINEETLDKKDQQKELIRKTEANINAYINQKDWKWKKKTADEILETVKTMDYNSLNDFLLDVAKGEFTINEAAEKVFIKQNYSKDDEAYASIKSKIIYDTTIKNDILVDGIKNIKTTLASCCMPIPYEEVVGFVTKNNGIKVHLKECINIDWTNMKSRLVVVQWNEAVAEKNTYTTKLKYFGIDRNKLLYDISKIISGLKVSIINANIFTDEKSLLSSGVITIKIKNSNQLTQTISALRSIPGINGVERGISN from the coding sequence ATGCATAATAAATATAATTATATATCTTTTGATTATCGTGAAATCAAAGATTTTAAAGATTTATTAAATGAATTAAAAAAATATATTAAAAATAAAAGTGAATTAGAACGTATTGAACAAGCTTATAAATATGCGTTTAAATGTCATTTTAATCAAACTAGAAAAAATGGCGATCCTTATATTTATCATCCACTATCTGCTGCTTATTATTTAGCTCAGTGAAGAATGGGTCCTAACACTATTATTGCTGGATTATTACATGATATTTTAGAAGATACTCCTATTCAAAAAGAAGAGCTTGTAGAACTTTTTAATGAAGAAGTTGCTAATTTAGTTGAATCAGTTACTAAAGTAAGTTTTTTTGCAAAAGAAAATCGTCAGCAAATTAAATCTAAATACTTAAGAAAACTTTATTTATCAATGTCAAAAGATATTAGAGTAATTATTATTAAAATTGCTGATAGATTGCACAATATTTATACTATTAAAAATTTACGCTCTGAAAAACAAAAAATTATTGCTCAAGAAACATTAGAAATTTATTCAGCAATTGCTCATAGAATTGGAATGAAAAGTGCTAAGTCACTATTAGAAGATAGATCATTTGAAATTTTAAATCCACAAGAATTTAAAAAAATCACTGATTTGTTTAATAGTGATATGCAAAATCGTCAACAAATTATTAATGACATCATTATTAATTTAGAACAATATTTAAAAAAAGAAAAAAATATTAAAATAATTAGTATTTTTGGAAGACCTAAAACTATTTATTCTATTTATAGAAAAATGAATGTAATTGGTAAAAATTTTGAAGAGATTTCAGATCTTTTAGCAATTAGAATTATTGCAAAATCTATTGATGATTGTTATAAAATCCTAGGTTTTATTCATCAAAAATACATTCCTTTAGCTGGAAAATTTAAAGACTATATAGCAACACCTAAAAACAATGTTTATCAATCACTTCACACTACTTTATCTGATGCAAATGGAAATATTTTTGAAGTTCAAATAAGAACTGAAGAAATGAATCAAGTTGCTGAAACTGGAGCTGCTGCTCATTGAAGATATAAAGAAGGAGAAATTATTGATATTGCTAAAAAGCAAAAAGAAATTGATGAAAAAATTGATATTTTTAGTCGTATTTTAGATTTAGATAAATCTGAAGACCAACAATCATCAATTGAACAATCAATTAAAGATGATTTATTTACTGCTTCTATTTATGTTTTAACTCCAAATGGAGCTGTAATTACCCTACCTTATGGATCAACTGTTTTAGATTTTGCTTACAGAATTCATACTGAAATTGGTGAAAAAACAATTGGTGCAAGAGTTGATGGAGTATTTTTACCAATCAATACTGTTTTAAAGTCTGGAGAAGTTGTTGAAGTCAAAACTTCACCAAAACAAGAACCAACTCATGAGTGATTAAAAATTGTTGTTATTTCAAATGCTAGAAATAGAATTAAAAAATATTTACAAAAGAAAATTAATGAAGAAACATTAGATAAAAAAGATCAACAAAAAGAATTAATTAGAAAAACTGAAGCTAATATTAATGCTTATATTAATCAAAAAGATTGAAAATGAAAGAAAAAAACAGCTGATGAAATATTAGAAACAGTTAAAACAATGGACTATAATTCATTAAATGATTTTTTATTAGATGTAGCTAAAGGTGAATTTACAATCAATGAAGCTGCTGAAAAAGTTTTTATTAAACAAAACTATTCAAAAGATGATGAAGCTTATGCAAGTATTAAATCAAAAATCATTTATGATACTACTATTAAAAATGATATTTTAGTTGATGGTATTAAAAATATTAAAACTACTTTAGCTAGTTGTTGTATGCCAATTCCTTATGAAGAAGTTGTTGGATTTGTTACTAAAAATAATGGAATTAAAGTACATTTAAAAGAATGTATAAATATTGATTGAACTAATATGAAATCAAGATTAGTAGTTGTGCAGTGAAATGAAGCAGTTGCTGAAAAAAATACATATACTACTAAATTAAAATATTTTGGTATTGATAGAAACAAACTACTTTATGATATAAGTAAAATTATTTCTGGATTAAAAGTATCAATTATAAATGCAAATATTTTTACAGATGAGAAATCTTTATTATCAAGTGGAGTAATTACTATTAAAATTAAAAACAGTAATCAGTTAACACAAACAATTTCAGCTTTAAGATCAATTCCTGGTATTAATGGAGTTGAAAGAGGAATTTCAAACTAA